From Butyricimonas paravirosa, one genomic window encodes:
- a CDS encoding ATP-binding cassette domain-containing protein, with protein sequence MHTLDVSNLHLEYGFKRVLWDTCLHCETGQVVGILGRNGGGKSCLMQVIYGELRLKDQYVAIDGRALLTRERHPEDMRYLLQQSFVLPGLSVKQVFDDFGVAFESFVEDFPDFVGTARKRMKTFSTGERRMIEVYAVLASDSKFCLLDEPFSFMMPLHVQKMKEVIRREKKRKGIVITNHYFDDVIDISDELFILRSGKTWRVNGREDLELLGYIRNADGIQDR encoded by the coding sequence ATGCATACGCTTGATGTAAGTAATCTCCACCTGGAATACGGGTTTAAGCGTGTCCTGTGGGATACTTGCCTGCACTGTGAAACGGGGCAGGTCGTCGGTATCCTTGGCCGGAACGGGGGTGGGAAAAGTTGTCTGATGCAAGTTATTTACGGGGAGTTGAGGTTGAAGGATCAATACGTGGCTATCGACGGAAGGGCCTTGTTGACGAGGGAAAGGCACCCGGAGGATATGCGTTATCTTTTGCAACAGAGTTTCGTGCTACCGGGTTTGTCTGTAAAACAGGTGTTTGATGATTTCGGGGTGGCGTTCGAGAGTTTCGTGGAGGACTTTCCCGATTTTGTAGGGACAGCCCGAAAGCGGATGAAGACTTTTTCCACGGGGGAGCGAAGGATGATTGAGGTGTACGCGGTTCTGGCCTCGGATTCGAAATTTTGTTTGTTGGATGAGCCGTTCTCTTTTATGATGCCCCTGCACGTGCAGAAAATGAAAGAGGTGATCCGGCGGGAAAAGAAACGGAAAGGGATTGTAATTACCAATCACTATTTCGATGACGTGATAGATATTAGTGACGAGTTATTTATATTGAGAAGTGGTAAGACCTGGCGGGTCAATGGACGTGAGGATCTCGAATTGTTAGGATATATAAGGAATGCAGATGGAATTCAAGATAGATGA
- a CDS encoding MutS-related protein: MEFKIDEQTLNDLELFNQALDGKSIFSCFNTACSDGGKACVRKMLERPLTDVNKIRARVEAIRYLGQLPFFLDIRREELSFIEVYLQQEDVPQRNVYHLTSRAVKGWLKPDNDCYLRQRAVPYLGRLIRELGTFMDELPAGRVPEMVRDMQQRVKETLAREGMQYLVNQKKDSFWTRESLDLYFRGKELDGVRVVLDTLYMLDALRSLGIMTKGEELTFPIFTESGRTVRIEGLYHLFLKNPVKNDVLLDERQHLCFLTGPNMAGKSTCMKAFGVAVYLAHCGFPVPADRMELSVFKGLFTTINLSDNLSLGYSHYYNEVARVKYIVEQVRDLQEVVVVFDELFRGTNVKDAYDASCAVIGGLAQLEYGVFMISTHIVEVAEFLKPFPSVCFRFFEIDMTTEEPRYTYRLREGVSDERIGMYILKKAGVVDLIEKM, from the coding sequence ATGGAATTCAAGATAGATGAACAGACGTTGAACGATCTGGAGTTGTTTAATCAGGCTTTGGACGGGAAAAGTATTTTCTCTTGTTTCAATACCGCTTGTTCTGACGGGGGTAAGGCTTGTGTAAGAAAGATGTTAGAAAGGCCGTTGACAGATGTCAATAAAATCCGGGCTCGAGTAGAGGCGATTCGCTATCTGGGGCAATTGCCGTTCTTTTTGGATATTCGTCGGGAAGAATTGAGTTTTATCGAGGTTTACCTGCAACAGGAGGATGTGCCTCAACGCAATGTGTATCATTTAACGAGTCGGGCGGTGAAAGGATGGTTGAAACCGGATAACGATTGTTATCTGCGCCAACGTGCAGTCCCGTATCTTGGGCGGCTTATCCGTGAGTTGGGGACTTTTATGGACGAGTTGCCAGCGGGGAGAGTGCCGGAGATGGTAAGGGATATGCAACAGAGGGTGAAAGAAACGCTTGCCCGTGAAGGGATGCAATACTTGGTGAATCAGAAAAAAGATTCTTTTTGGACACGAGAAAGCCTGGATCTTTATTTTCGGGGGAAAGAACTTGATGGGGTTCGTGTTGTGCTGGATACCTTGTATATGCTGGATGCTTTACGATCGTTGGGGATTATGACTAAAGGGGAGGAGTTGACGTTTCCGATTTTCACGGAAAGTGGGAGAACGGTGAGGATCGAGGGATTGTATCACTTGTTTTTGAAAAATCCGGTGAAGAATGATGTTTTGCTTGACGAACGGCAGCATCTATGTTTCCTGACAGGGCCGAATATGGCGGGGAAATCAACTTGCATGAAGGCTTTCGGGGTGGCGGTTTATCTGGCTCATTGCGGCTTTCCCGTACCGGCAGATCGGATGGAATTGTCCGTGTTTAAAGGGTTATTTACCACGATTAATTTGTCGGATAATCTGTCATTGGGATACAGTCATTATTATAATGAGGTTGCCCGGGTAAAATATATCGTGGAACAGGTGCGGGATTTACAGGAAGTGGTGGTGGTTTTTGATGAACTATTCCGGGGAACTAACGTGAAGGATGCGTATGATGCCTCTTGTGCGGTAATTGGTGGATTGGCCCAGTTGGAATATGGGGTGTTTATGATTTCCACGCATATTGTCGAGGTGGCGGAATTTTTGAAACCGTTTCCTTCGGTATGTTTCCGTTTCTTTGAAATAGACATGACAACGGAAGAACCCCGTTACACCTATCGTTTGCGGGAAGGAGTTTCCGACGAACGGATCGGGATGTATATTTTGAAGAAAGCGGGGGTGGTGGATTTGATAGAAAAAATGTGA
- a CDS encoding RNA polymerase sigma factor — MSIVVCNRFDSNEIDTMTEVHNLQNLLVRIAAGDTVAYDQLFRKYYASMVLYADRMLKSKSESEDLVVDLFCSLWNKRSQLYEVKSEQGYIFTLLRNKVIDLLRYKKRFQQEELMDFVSEESIEETIFEVELYVQLREAIENLPKKCAEVLRLKMEGLDDHEIAKRLGIQYETVRSHTKRGVVLLREKFDKTFLLLFF; from the coding sequence ATGTCTATTGTTGTGTGCAATCGTTTTGACTCAAATGAAATAGATACGATGACTGAAGTTCATAATTTGCAAAACTTATTAGTTCGCATTGCTGCTGGAGATACCGTGGCTTATGACCAATTGTTTCGTAAATATTATGCATCGATGGTGTTGTATGCTGATCGGATGCTTAAAAGTAAGTCCGAGAGTGAAGATTTGGTGGTTGATTTATTTTGTTCTTTGTGGAATAAGCGATCACAGTTATATGAGGTGAAATCAGAACAAGGGTATATTTTTACGTTGTTGCGTAACAAAGTGATAGATTTGCTTCGCTATAAGAAACGATTCCAACAAGAAGAACTGATGGATTTCGTTTCAGAAGAATCTATTGAGGAGACTATTTTTGAGGTGGAGTTATATGTGCAATTGAGAGAGGCCATTGAGAATCTTCCTAAAAAATGTGCAGAGGTATTACGTTTGAAGATGGAAGGACTTGATGATCATGAGATCGCAAAACGACTTGGTATCCAGTATGAAACCGTACGTAGCCACACGAAACGGGGTGTGGTGTTACTGCGTGAAAAATTTGATAAAACTTTCCTTTTGTTGTTTTTTTGA
- a CDS encoding FecR family protein, whose protein sequence is MDIKQIILKAIYGKLSDDERRKLEVWLGEAGNRGLYERIRGHLESRDAVQFLAEVDVERALGRIRRRRRKAIVTISSLVAGIAAVVLVTVLLWPVVQTVPVKVESQSHGATIVLSNGEEVRLGDTVLNHRLREANIDVANGEIKVQATNVETKVESKVIAYNTLKVPHGESYSITLADGTRVWVNALSSLKFPSSFEGSAERIVELVGEGFFEVARDTVHPFRVKTVNQTIVVTGTAFNVEAYVGEVSRTTLCQGQVIVEASVGKPVFLSPGQQLSVDKQGEVVVAEVNTDVYTSWIRGEYYFDNQTLDQVLLELGKWFEIKEVIFFDPALERQLFSGKFKKSDGLETILKVIERGVGAEINCSNGQIRIGKK, encoded by the coding sequence ATGGATATAAAACAAATTATACTAAAAGCGATTTACGGAAAACTTTCTGATGACGAGAGGAGGAAATTGGAGGTTTGGCTTGGGGAGGCGGGGAATAGAGGCCTTTATGAACGGATTCGGGGCCATTTGGAGAGTCGGGATGCTGTACAATTTTTGGCAGAGGTTGATGTTGAGAGGGCGTTGGGACGAATTAGGCGTAGAAGACGTAAAGCGATTGTTACGATTTCTTCGCTTGTGGCGGGAATTGCTGCTGTCGTGCTGGTTACGGTTCTTTTGTGGCCGGTTGTACAGACTGTTCCTGTAAAAGTGGAATCTCAATCTCACGGTGCAACAATTGTTTTAAGTAACGGGGAAGAGGTGCGGTTAGGTGATACGGTTTTGAATCATCGTTTGAGAGAGGCAAATATTGACGTGGCTAATGGTGAGATTAAAGTTCAAGCTACAAATGTAGAAACGAAGGTTGAGAGCAAAGTGATTGCTTATAATACATTGAAGGTTCCTCATGGTGAAAGTTATTCCATTACTCTTGCTGATGGTACGCGGGTTTGGGTAAATGCATTGTCTAGTCTGAAGTTTCCATCATCATTTGAAGGTTCCGCTGAACGCATCGTTGAACTTGTTGGGGAGGGCTTTTTTGAAGTAGCCCGTGATACGGTACATCCTTTTCGGGTGAAAACGGTGAATCAAACAATTGTTGTGACAGGAACTGCATTCAACGTGGAAGCCTATGTTGGAGAAGTGAGCCGAACGACCCTCTGTCAAGGGCAAGTGATTGTTGAAGCCTCTGTGGGAAAACCTGTGTTTTTGAGTCCCGGACAGCAATTGTCCGTTGATAAACAAGGAGAGGTCGTGGTTGCGGAAGTAAATACTGACGTTTATACATCATGGATCAGAGGCGAGTATTATTTCGATAATCAAACTCTTGATCAAGTTTTGTTAGAGCTAGGAAAATGGTTCGAAATCAAGGAGGTGATATTCTTTGATCCGGCTCTTGAACGGCAATTATTTAGCGGGAAATTTAAGAAATCTGATGGTCTCGAGACTATTCTAAAAGTGATCGAGCGTGGAGTTGGAGCGGAAATTAATTGCTCTAACGGTCAGATTAGAATTGGAAAAAAATAA
- a CDS encoding SusC/RagA family TonB-linked outer membrane protein — MEKNQHGRANLCKKFQRMVVRRFLYASAICMILMVMSFTSASGQKIESFSVRNSTLKEALKQLEKQVDMGFFYESREVEEVRGITLSIRNVTLEEILQKLLLGSGFTYEIVDKNVIITRVKNVVVEKSQVQTIKITVRDEETGEPMIGATAVIRGTTQGAATDVNGVVELKNVPLNVMVDVKFIGKTTVEVKVVKGKTEYSVSLKDESIKVDEVVVTTGYQTIERGRATGSFDVVKSKDLQMVVSNDVVDKLEGVVPGLALDGEGNMIIRGQATIYAETKPLVVVDGFPMEYGTYNINPNDIEQISVLKDAAAASIWGVRAANGVIVITTKKGKKNQKVSVSYNGSVKVGSRFDVSSLGYLNSVQQVEWEREYYANTNMISAIGTSSETYFSEAAMIEYRYQNGQMDEGERNAAYSQLASYDNTKDIEKYFYRRSLLQTHNIIITGGSQTTTNYFSVNFENSLGDLIDNSLNRVGVQLNSTFDLNERIKLSTGFRANYADKDAYTETPTSIAPYVRIKDTKGKYVNEYYGVSQVLKEDLQAKGYSDWSYNRLKDRSEADNNTKSYNVAANLQLDVDLPFGFKFSTSGMYTIDHSTQEILYGKNSYYARDLFNKFTAYDETTRQLTNYLADGGIKNIAHHNSSSYTFRNVLNYNFNGEKWSTSAMAGCELFAIRTKMESDTYYGYDPQGMTYNSTMNFYELVNTGVYGYSNSYRQTLSYAPSHSDTEDRYFSVFFTGNISYAERYTLFGSIRYDKTNLYGRSGKYRDQPTWSVGGKWEVSNEPFFKVPLIDRLAIKFSYGLSGNIDKTTSPYLIAANARDMFTGQATLVIQNPENPELGWEKVYTFNSGVDLAMFGNRFNLSVDYYNRETRDALGTSIMDPTSGWASVKKNTASLVNRGLDLSVSGAPVVNENVRWNTTLTLSYNYNEVTKVNSGVSTVNTMMNGDPIKGKPVDYIFAYRSGKLSPEGAVQVINAAGETLDYAAVNTFETKDFLFPGRTSPKYFGAWSNTVSCRGFEFDIMFTYKLGHKLRMPSIGNVYIQDRVYKTYDQRWRKPGDEETTWVPRSMYGSNTGFSISVMENIDRQIEKADLIRLKSVGLSYDFKRLIKTNVISDLNLKFSVENPWFWAANRDGLDPDRLGTGAYGGSAYLGDQPTYYSFTLNVKF, encoded by the coding sequence ATGGAAAAAAATCAACATGGACGAGCAAATCTCTGTAAAAAATTTCAGAGAATGGTTGTACGTCGTTTTTTGTACGCTTCGGCGATTTGTATGATCTTGATGGTGATGTCGTTTACATCGGCTTCAGGACAGAAGATTGAAAGCTTTTCTGTGCGTAACAGCACTTTGAAGGAGGCTTTGAAACAATTGGAAAAGCAAGTTGACATGGGTTTCTTCTACGAGTCTCGGGAGGTGGAAGAGGTGCGGGGAATTACGTTGTCCATACGTAATGTAACTTTAGAAGAGATTCTACAAAAGTTACTTTTAGGGTCGGGATTCACCTATGAAATTGTTGATAAGAACGTGATTATTACCCGGGTGAAAAATGTCGTGGTGGAAAAGTCTCAAGTCCAAACGATAAAAATTACGGTGCGAGATGAGGAAACCGGAGAACCGATGATTGGGGCAACTGCCGTGATTCGAGGAACGACACAAGGGGCCGCAACAGATGTGAATGGTGTGGTTGAATTAAAGAATGTTCCCTTGAATGTGATGGTTGACGTGAAATTTATCGGGAAAACAACTGTTGAAGTGAAAGTTGTAAAGGGGAAAACGGAGTATTCGGTGTCATTAAAAGATGAATCGATAAAAGTGGATGAGGTTGTTGTTACGACAGGTTATCAAACGATTGAACGCGGACGGGCTACGGGATCATTTGATGTGGTGAAATCAAAAGATTTGCAGATGGTCGTGTCTAACGATGTTGTCGATAAGCTGGAGGGTGTGGTACCCGGATTGGCCTTGGATGGAGAAGGGAATATGATTATTCGAGGGCAGGCGACAATTTATGCTGAAACGAAACCATTGGTTGTTGTGGATGGTTTCCCGATGGAGTATGGGACGTATAATATTAATCCTAATGATATAGAACAGATTTCGGTGCTGAAGGATGCTGCTGCGGCTTCTATATGGGGAGTGCGGGCTGCTAATGGCGTCATTGTAATTACGACGAAAAAGGGAAAGAAAAATCAGAAGGTTTCGGTATCTTATAATGGCAGCGTGAAAGTGGGGTCTCGTTTTGATGTCTCTTCTTTGGGATATTTGAATTCCGTACAACAAGTAGAATGGGAACGTGAATATTATGCCAACACGAATATGATTTCTGCCATTGGAACGAGTTCTGAAACCTACTTTTCGGAAGCAGCTATGATCGAGTATCGTTATCAGAATGGTCAGATGGATGAGGGAGAGCGAAATGCGGCCTACTCGCAATTGGCTTCATATGATAACACGAAAGATATTGAAAAGTATTTTTATCGTCGGTCATTGTTGCAGACTCATAATATTATAATCACGGGAGGATCACAGACAACCACGAATTATTTTTCTGTTAATTTCGAAAATTCCTTGGGAGATTTGATTGATAATTCCTTGAATCGAGTCGGGGTGCAGTTGAACAGTACGTTTGACTTAAACGAACGTATCAAGTTATCCACGGGTTTCCGGGCAAATTATGCGGATAAAGACGCTTATACCGAAACTCCGACGAGTATTGCTCCTTATGTGAGAATTAAGGATACTAAAGGGAAGTATGTTAATGAATATTATGGCGTATCTCAGGTGTTGAAGGAGGATTTACAAGCCAAAGGATATTCTGATTGGAGTTATAATCGTCTGAAGGATCGTTCGGAGGCGGATAATAATACAAAAAGTTATAATGTCGCTGCAAATCTACAATTGGATGTAGATCTTCCCTTTGGCTTTAAATTTTCCACGAGTGGGATGTATACTATAGATCATTCGACTCAAGAGATTTTGTATGGAAAAAATAGTTATTATGCGCGTGATTTGTTTAATAAATTTACGGCTTATGATGAAACAACGAGGCAATTAACCAATTATTTGGCTGATGGTGGAATAAAGAATATAGCACATCATAATAGTTCAAGTTATACGTTTCGTAATGTGTTGAATTATAATTTTAACGGAGAGAAGTGGAGTACTTCGGCAATGGCTGGTTGTGAGTTGTTTGCCATTCGGACGAAGATGGAGTCTGATACTTATTATGGATATGACCCGCAGGGAATGACTTACAATTCCACGATGAATTTCTATGAGTTGGTAAATACCGGTGTTTATGGTTATTCTAACTCGTATCGGCAGACTCTTAGTTATGCTCCTTCTCATTCGGATACAGAAGATCGTTATTTTTCTGTATTTTTTACCGGAAATATTTCTTATGCAGAGCGATACACGTTATTTGGAAGTATTCGTTATGATAAAACAAATCTTTACGGGCGTTCCGGTAAATACCGAGATCAACCAACTTGGTCTGTGGGAGGTAAATGGGAAGTTTCGAATGAGCCTTTTTTTAAAGTACCGCTAATTGACCGGTTAGCGATAAAGTTTTCGTATGGTTTAAGTGGAAATATTGACAAAACGACATCTCCTTATCTGATTGCAGCAAATGCTCGTGATATGTTTACAGGACAAGCTACGTTGGTGATCCAGAATCCGGAAAATCCAGAATTAGGGTGGGAAAAAGTATATACTTTTAATAGTGGCGTGGATCTGGCGATGTTTGGCAATCGATTTAATCTATCTGTAGATTACTATAATCGAGAAACCCGGGACGCTTTGGGAACCTCTATTATGGATCCGACAAGTGGTTGGGCTTCGGTAAAAAAGAATACAGCTTCATTGGTGAATCGAGGACTTGATTTGAGTGTTAGTGGAGCTCCTGTTGTGAATGAGAATGTGCGTTGGAATACCACGTTGACCTTATCATATAATTATAATGAGGTTACTAAGGTGAATTCGGGGGTCAGTACGGTTAACACGATGATGAACGGCGATCCGATAAAAGGCAAGCCGGTGGATTATATTTTTGCTTATCGTTCGGGAAAGCTTAGCCCGGAAGGGGCTGTGCAGGTCATAAATGCCGCAGGTGAGACATTGGATTATGCAGCTGTGAATACCTTTGAAACGAAAGATTTTTTGTTCCCCGGGCGGACTTCTCCCAAGTACTTTGGTGCATGGAGTAATACCGTTTCATGTAGAGGATTTGAATTTGACATCATGTTTACGTATAAATTGGGGCATAAATTGCGAATGCCTTCCATTGGTAACGTGTATATTCAAGATCGAGTTTATAAAACGTATGACCAGCGTTGGCGAAAACCGGGAGATGAAGAGACGACTTGGGTGCCTCGTTCTATGTATGGGAGTAATACGGGTTTTTCTATCAGCGTGATGGAGAATATCGATCGCCAGATTGAAAAGGCAGATTTGATTCGCTTAAAATCCGTGGGGCTTTCGTATGATTTTAAACGTTTGATCAAAACAAATGTAATTTCGGATTTGAATTTGAAATTTTCCGTGGAGAACCCGTGGTTTTGGGCGGCTAATCGAGATGGATTAGATCCGGATCGTTTGGGAACGGGGGCTTACGGCGGGTCTGCATATTTGGGAGATCAACCGACTTATTACTCTTTTACTTTAAATGTTAAATTCTAA
- a CDS encoding RagB/SusD family nutrient uptake outer membrane protein, which translates to MKKILIAVIFFCVTASCNDFVDVIPKGNTIPETVDDLAKLMTCGSMSSPLYTFSDISYSIQYFEFYSDDYTAIENPNSSNYDTYFTLPIFQNTLKWADYIYANAESDYNWDGLYKSNYVANYVLDKIDVVENGVAYDRNDVKGQALVHRAMNYFLLVNLYGKQYDAATASTDLGVPLVLEADINKQYPRATVAQVYERMLQDLNDAISLLKVDAPEYNNIPGKATAYALRARYYLWQQNYDQAYADAIEALKLRGELIDYNNCSLRVPGMIAAGVNGYESIMQINPEIMYSRYRMSRSNCPFSSNMLAIIDTDNDLRYCLFYGTYEEAGIFVPMSWTRHVHSGINTSEVWLTKAEAALRKSQPNVSEAIDALDYVRRHRYVQSFYQETTETNPDLLLTEILNERRREITFTEMAFLDRKRLNADPATARPMTRTVYGETYTLPVGDVRYQLAIPLNVMELNPQLIQNER; encoded by the coding sequence ATGAAAAAGATACTTATTGCCGTTATTTTCTTTTGTGTTACGGCTTCTTGTAATGATTTTGTCGATGTGATCCCTAAAGGGAATACGATACCTGAAACCGTGGATGATTTAGCTAAACTAATGACTTGTGGCTCGATGTCATCTCCTTTATACACGTTTAGCGATATTTCGTATAGTATTCAGTATTTTGAATTTTATAGTGATGATTATACTGCTATTGAAAATCCGAACTCTTCTAATTATGATACTTATTTCACACTTCCTATTTTTCAGAATACACTGAAATGGGCGGATTATATATATGCAAATGCAGAGAGTGATTATAATTGGGATGGGCTTTATAAGTCGAATTACGTGGCAAATTATGTGCTTGATAAAATTGATGTCGTTGAGAATGGTGTGGCTTATGATCGTAATGACGTGAAAGGGCAAGCTCTCGTGCACCGGGCTATGAATTATTTCCTATTAGTAAACTTGTACGGGAAACAATATGATGCAGCGACAGCCTCTACTGATCTTGGTGTACCTTTGGTTTTGGAAGCGGATATAAATAAGCAGTATCCTAGAGCTACAGTTGCTCAAGTGTATGAGCGGATGTTGCAGGATTTGAATGATGCTATTTCTTTATTAAAAGTTGATGCCCCCGAATATAATAATATTCCGGGGAAAGCAACGGCTTACGCGCTTCGGGCTAGATATTATCTCTGGCAGCAAAATTATGATCAAGCTTATGCAGATGCTATTGAGGCATTAAAATTACGAGGGGAGTTGATTGATTATAATAATTGTTCATTACGAGTTCCAGGTATGATTGCAGCCGGAGTGAACGGTTATGAAAGTATTATGCAGATTAACCCGGAGATCATGTATTCTCGTTACCGGATGAGTCGTAGTAATTGTCCCTTTTCGTCTAATATGTTGGCGATTATTGATACAGATAATGATTTACGCTATTGTTTGTTTTATGGGACGTATGAAGAAGCAGGCATTTTCGTTCCAATGTCTTGGACGCGACATGTTCATTCGGGAATAAACACCTCGGAAGTTTGGTTAACCAAAGCAGAGGCTGCGTTACGTAAATCTCAACCTAACGTGTCGGAGGCAATAGATGCATTGGATTACGTGCGGCGTCATCGCTACGTGCAGTCGTTCTATCAAGAAACAACGGAAACCAATCCGGATTTATTATTGACAGAAATATTGAATGAACGTCGACGTGAGATTACTTTTACTGAGATGGCATTTCTTGATCGTAAGCGATTAAATGCCGATCCGGCCACGGCTCGTCCGATGACACGTACCGTGTATGGTGAGACCTATACCCTGCCTGTGGGTGATGTACGTTATCAATTGGCCATTCCTTTAAATGTGATGGAACTTAACCCACAATTGATTCAAAATGAGAGATAA
- a CDS encoding protein-disulfide reductase DsbD domain-containing protein, with protein MKKVMILFVLAIFCASLATHVSAQVKKSKLRVLYVGGSADWSKEHFNDDVAFQNNVKERMASFEKMLKTYFTSVTIVNADDYSQQMSNDYDVTVMDGTPKSIIPEFVDMAKQMYLKAGYFTSDFDQPVLTIGELGATLGSRVGSKNDWYCLCLDADAHSWRKDHPIFKGPFPVKMTVVNKPTPAEAFHYAHDYDGEMPKKLPMWKVQTKGYATDKGFRVGLVSRPWGYEDSPEAEYISSGVCQKSLNAVAIGRHANFFHWGFAASPTYMTDEAISVLANAIAYIAKFKGQGMIARKYNEGIATRATLNEFKYIPTKEAYKNMLEINDEANRLLQKMSKEVQAKQDRGEKLTEEEQYYLNFKPMQMRSHEEVVKLYMREYYDMFGMDEKAYASYFDENRDYFYGGDGVNKLVVDEDVKSLGIPNNDLRLIDTAIKMLENKTEVDKAKRILARYTLVDFPAAIEWRNWFEKNKKKMFFTESGGWVFLVDSREPGVNDYVAWEVRKKLNSLTMNETDERNPVAVVVSREVLQSGEQFVYIKVKIHPGFHIYANVASDAPFVPTKIDIQLPEGYEKVGGLQVPAARFYSQSGTTIYDETVVFGQKIAGKGPGTIECVISYQSCDNHICFPPTEQKFSIQVN; from the coding sequence ATGAAAAAGGTTATGATTTTATTCGTACTCGCCATTTTTTGTGCGAGTTTAGCAACTCATGTATCTGCTCAAGTGAAAAAGAGTAAACTGAGAGTATTGTATGTTGGCGGGTCTGCAGATTGGAGTAAGGAGCATTTTAATGATGATGTTGCTTTTCAAAACAATGTGAAGGAACGTATGGCATCTTTTGAAAAGATGTTGAAAACGTATTTTACTTCTGTCACTATCGTAAATGCAGATGATTATTCACAACAGATGTCGAATGATTACGATGTGACTGTTATGGATGGAACCCCGAAGAGTATTATTCCGGAATTCGTGGATATGGCGAAACAGATGTACTTGAAAGCAGGATATTTTACTTCGGATTTTGATCAACCAGTGCTTACGATTGGAGAATTGGGTGCTACATTGGGTAGTCGAGTGGGGAGTAAAAACGACTGGTATTGTCTTTGTTTAGATGCGGATGCTCATAGTTGGCGTAAGGATCATCCTATTTTCAAGGGACCTTTTCCGGTTAAAATGACTGTGGTAAATAAACCAACTCCAGCCGAGGCTTTTCACTATGCTCATGATTACGATGGAGAAATGCCTAAAAAGTTACCCATGTGGAAAGTCCAAACCAAAGGATACGCCACGGATAAGGGATTTCGTGTTGGTTTGGTTTCACGTCCATGGGGATATGAGGATTCGCCTGAAGCTGAATATATTTCGAGTGGAGTATGTCAAAAGTCATTGAATGCAGTGGCTATCGGTCGTCATGCTAATTTCTTTCATTGGGGATTTGCCGCATCTCCCACGTATATGACGGATGAAGCGATCTCCGTGTTAGCGAATGCGATTGCTTATATTGCGAAGTTTAAAGGACAGGGAATGATTGCCCGAAAATATAATGAAGGAATTGCAACAAGGGCTACTTTAAATGAATTTAAGTATATTCCCACGAAAGAAGCTTATAAAAATATGCTTGAAATAAATGATGAAGCCAACAGATTGTTGCAAAAAATGTCTAAAGAGGTTCAGGCAAAACAAGATCGAGGGGAAAAGTTGACAGAAGAAGAGCAATATTATCTAAACTTTAAACCAATGCAGATGAGAAGTCATGAAGAAGTTGTGAAACTCTATATGCGAGAGTATTATGATATGTTTGGAATGGATGAAAAAGCTTATGCAAGTTATTTTGATGAAAATCGGGATTATTTTTATGGGGGAGATGGGGTTAATAAACTTGTGGTGGATGAGGATGTGAAAAGTTTGGGTATCCCTAATAATGATTTGCGGTTAATAGATACGGCAATTAAAATGTTAGAGAATAAAACAGAAGTGGATAAAGCCAAGCGTATATTGGCTCGCTATACTTTAGTTGATTTCCCGGCTGCAATAGAATGGCGTAATTGGTTTGAGAAGAATAAGAAAAAAATGTTCTTCACGGAATCTGGAGGTTGGGTGTTCCTTGTTGATAGCCGAGAACCGGGAGTTAATGATTATGTAGCGTGGGAGGTTCGAAAGAAATTAAATTCCTTAACAATGAATGAGACGGATGAGAGAAATCCGGTGGCTGTAGTAGTAAGTAGAGAAGTGTTACAATCGGGAGAGCAATTTGTTTACATAAAGGTTAAGATACATCCGGGTTTCCATATTTATGCTAACGTGGCTTCGGATGCTCCGTTTGTTCCTACAAAAATTGATATTCAACTTCCAGAAGGCTATGAAAAAGTTGGCGGTTTACAGGTTCCAGCTGCTCGTTTCTATAGTCAAAGCGGGACGACGATATATGATGAAACAGTTGTGTTTGGTCAAAAAATTGCCGGGAAGGGCCCAGGGACGATAGAATGTGTAATCAGTTACCAAAGTTGTGATAATCATATTTGTTTTCCTCCAACAGAACAAAAGTTTTCCATTCAAGTAAATTAA